The nucleotide sequence CTCTATATCGCGCTGTTCATCGGCCTTCCTCGGGTACACCTTAGATAACTTTTTTAGTAATCCTGCATTGATCGAAAAAATAAAAAATTTATGCTGTGGTTGTTTTCTGCCTCTTTCAGAGTCAAAAGCAACTGTATCCCAATATTTTAACCATTGGTCTACCTCTATAATAGGTATGCGTTTAGTTGTATTCATTATGGTTTGAACTATAGTTGAACTGCACTCTATGTACAGGAAACACTAATTTTAATTACTATTTCCTTGTGATGGCAAGATACGCATTTGTTCTTAATATAAACTTCCAATGTCTCTATCGGCATAGTTTATCTTTTACTCAATAGATTAAAGAAAAAATTTCTTCACCTAAGTTGAGCAAGTCCTTCCTTACGGCTACAAATTTATGTAGTGCATAACACTTCATCTTTGTCAATGCTTTCTTTTTTCGTGTTTGTGTGTCATACACTATGTATGACAGAAAGTACTTTAAGCCCTACACCTAACGAAAAACCTATTAAAATTAAGTATACAATAGTATCAATAAAGAAATAAGCATCTTCATGGGTCTTATATCTGTTGTACAATGTGGTAAAAAATTAATCAATACGATATAAGCCTAAAGGACTTTTGATCAAAAGTCCTTTAGGCTTATATCGTATTGATTACCAGAATGGTATTACCCTTGCACGTCATCTGGCGTAAGCTTAGTGCCTAAGTACTCGTGATAGAGCCAGCGAACGACTTGGGTGCGGAGCAGAAGGTCGTCGGTTAGAAACACAATTAAAGGGATACGCCCCGTTTCCAGGGGATGAAATCGTTTTGGCCGTGGCGCACAGCCGCTACCTCGGCTTCACCACTCGCTACGGCGATAACGTAATCGAGCAGTCGGTCAGCGACCTGATCGAGCGTTTCGGTGCCGTCTATGATCGTTCCGGTGTTGATGTCGATAATATCGGGCATCCGATTGGCTAAGGCCGTATTGCTCGACAGTTTCACCACCGGTGCAATGGGATTGCCTGTCGGTGTCCCTAATCCGGTCGTGAATAGCACCACCGTGGCACCCGAGGCTACCTCGGCCGTCGTGGACTCTACGTCGTTGCCGGGCGTGCAGAGCAGGCTCAGACCGGGTCGGGTGACGGGCTCGGGATAATCGAGCACATCCACAATGGGCGACGACCCTCCTTTTTTAGCGGCTCCCGCCGATTTCATAGCATCGGTAATGAGGCCGTCCTTGATGTTGCCCGGCGAAGGGTTCATATCGAAGCCGGAACCCGCTTCACGAGCCCGTTGCGCGTAAATGTCCATTAACTGCCGGAATCGGCTGGCTGTAGCCCGGTCGACGCAGCGGTCGCTCAGTTCCTGCTCTACTCCGCAGAGTTCGGGAAATTCGGAGAGGATAACTGTACCGCCCAGGCCTACCAGCCGGTCCGATACCTGCCCCAGTACGGGGTTAGCCGAGATGCCTGAAAAACCATCGGAGCCGCCACATTCCAGACCAACAGTTAGTTTACTGAGCGGGGCTGGCTGCCGGTTGCAGGCGTTGGCCTGGATCAGCCCGGCCATCGTTTGCCGCATGGCCTGATCGAGCAGGGATTCTTCCGTACCAATTTGCTGCTGTTCCAAAATGTACAGGGGACGGGCAAAGCCGGGCGACCGCTTTTGAATCTCATCCTGCAACAGAGCGATCTGGGCATTCTGGCAACCTAAACTCAACACCGTAGCTCCGGCCACATTGGGGTGCGTAATGTAGCCCGCCAGTAAACCACACAGCGCCTGCGCGTCCTGGCGCGTACCGCCACAGCCGCCGTCATGCGTCAGGAACTTCACCCCGTCTACGTTCGGAAAGAGTCGGTTGCGAGCCGCTCCTAGTCCGGTTACAGTACTGGCAAAAGAAGCCGTCAAGAGTTCATCCGGACTGCGACCAGTTTCTACCAGCGCGGCCAATTGCCGGGCATGCTGCACGTAGGAATCGACCCGGCCGTAGCCAAGCGCATCAGTCAGGGCCGCTTCCAATACCTAAATGTTGCGGTTTTCGCAGAAAACAAGCGGAATCACTAACCAGTAATTCGCCGTACCAACGCGCCCGTCCTCGCGATGATAGCCCTGAAAGGTGCGGTGCCGCCATTGGTCCAGAGCAGGGGGTGCCCACGTATAGGTAGCATCAGACAGACGGTAGTCGCTGGTAGCGTGCTTCACGTTAAATGTCGTTAGTCGGCTACCCGCCGGGATGGGCTGTTTGGCGTGGCCTACCAGCACACCGTACATCGTAATGGGATCGCCAGGTGCCAGGTTACGTAAACTCAGTTTATGTTTGGCCGGAATAACCTCTGTGGTTAGCAGGGTTGTAGAACCTGATGCGATCAGTTCCTCAGCGGGCAAATCAGTTAAGGCTACTAATACAGAGTCATCAGGATGCAGATGCAGAACGGAGCGGGTCATAGCGAAACAGATTCGGGACGGGTAAAGAACGTAGCCACCGTAGCAGCCGGGCCGTGGGTGATAAACTGAGTCAAATAGGTCGATACCGCTTTGGCCAAACCGGGTAGTTGGGCAAGGTCATGCCCCCAGAGCGAACGGTTTTCCAGCACGATGGTCACCAGAGCCTCGGCTGACTTCGACTGCCACAGCTCGGCAAAATAGCCCGCCCGCTCATCCTGAATGGAATAGGCTTCACCCGCCCATTCGCCGTACCAGACGCCCTCGCTTTCGCGGATCGGGCGGGTGAAGAGCAGGTAGCCCGCCAGTCCCATGGCCATGTAACGGGGCACGGTGCCAAATTGAGTGTAGTAATGCAGGAGCGTTGGCACGATACGTTGCTGCATTTTAGCCGAGTACTGCATGGTGATGGCCAGCCAGCGATGTTCAATGTAGGGATTCTGAAACCGATCGAGGATATCCAGCGCAAACCGTTGAGCTGTTTTCTCGTCCATCGCATACGGAATGCCGGGCACTAATTCAGCCAGCAGTAAGCTCCGCATGTAAACAGAAAAGGTTTCATGCTGCATGGCCTCTGAAACGGTGCGGCAACCGATCAGATGAGCCAGGCCGCAACTAAGCGTATGCGCCCCATTGAGCAGGCGGAGTTTCAGTTCGCGAAACAGGGTAATGTTGGGCTGAATCCAGACGCCCCGGTCGGCCTCGTGGAACGACAGCGCGGCCCGGACCCGTTCTTCGCTGGCTCCTGGCGGCACCTCAATCGCCCAGAGCCGATAGGTTTCGGCAATGGTGAGCAGCTTGTCTTCGTAACCCAGTTGCGCTTCAAGATTCTGGTGCGTGGTTGGGTCGGGCGTACCCGGCACGATCCGATCCACCAGGGAGTTGCAAAACGTATTAGCCGATTCGAGCCAGTCGATAAACTCAGTATCCAGGCCGTTACGGTGCGCCAGTTCCAGCACGATGCGTTCCAGCTTGCTGCCGTTATCGACCACCAGTTCGGTCGGGACAATGACCAGGCCCCGCGCCGGATCGCCCTCAAAGGCCAGGTAACGGGCCAGCAAAACCGCCAGCAGCTTGCCTGGAAATGACCTGGGGGGCTCCTGCCGAACGTCATCCTGCTCCAGTTGAATGCCAACTTCGGTGGTATTTGAGATGACCACCTGCAGGTCAGGACTGGCGGCTACTTCGAGGATCTCGGCCCACTGGCTGCTGGCTGATAGGACCCGGCTAATGGCCGAACAAATGCTATTTTCTTCGCTAATCTGCCCTTGCTCAACGCCCCGGACACAGAGCGTATACAGGTTATCCTGTTCACGAAAGGCCGATAAGTCACCTCCGTTCGTTGATTTAACAGCCACGATCCGGCCATTGAACAGCCCCTGCCGGTTGGCCTTATCAATCAGGTAGTCGGGCAGGCCACGCAGCAGGGCACCCGTACCGAATTGCAATACGGTTTCGGGCAAATGCAGCCTGGAATCGGGCAAAACAGCCACGTCGAGAGTGGCCTGATTCAGCAGATAATCAGCAGAAAGTTGCATTCGAATACGAGTTATGCAGTGTAAGATTAGGGGCAGAATCAGGCAAAAAAAAGGAATCAGGCGGCTTTTTTCACGCAATCGTTGTCGGGAACGTTGCCGGTGGCTAACAAGTAAATTTTTACGAACAGGACTTATTGAAGTACGCATTAAAGCGCCATTACCGTGGAAGCAATCACCATCAAGGACATCGCGCGGGCACTTAATCTGTCCACCTCAACTGTTTCCAGGGCCTTGCGGGGCAGCTACGAAATCAGCCCGGAAACCAAACGGCTGGTTATGGAGTATGCCGAACGAATGGAGTACCGACCTAATCCAATTGCTCTAAGCCTGAAAGCGAATCGTAGTAAGGTGCTGGGGGTGATTGTGCCGCAGATTGCCAACCACTTTTTCTCGCAGGCGATCAACGGCATCGAAGCTATAGCTTACAACCGGGGCTACCACGTCATGATCATGCAGAGCCACGAAAACTACGAGCGCGAACTGATTGCCGTACAGCAGGCTCTGGTTCGGAAAGTAGACGGGCTGCTGCTGTCGCTGTCGAGCCAGACAACCGACATTGCGCATTTGCAGTCCCTGCACGACAAAAAATTCCCCCTGGTGCTGTTCGACCGCGTGGCCTCCGCGCTGGACGTTCCTAAAATTATTGCCGACAATTACGAAGGCGCCTTTGCCGCCACCGAACACCTGATTCAGGCGGGTCGCCGACGCATTGCCCATATTGGCATTGCGACCTATATGTCTATTACACAGGAGCGGCTGGCGGGCTACCGGGCTGCGCTCGAAAAACACGGCCTTCCTTTCGACGAAACGCTGATTCGGCACGTTGGCCTGGGGCAGCACGAAATTGACCCGATCGTAAGCGAACTACTGAGCCAGTCACCGGCGCCCGATGCAATTTTTACGGCCAGTGACCGGCTGGCTCTCGGTTGTATGACGGCTCTACGTCAGTTTGGTGTGCAGATACCCGAGCAGGTAGCCTTAGTGGGCTTCACCAATTTAACTGTGGCTCATCTGCTCGCTCCTCCCCTGACTACTATTGAACAACCCGCCCAGGAAATTGGGCAGATGGCGGCTGAGCGGCTAATTCTCCAGATTGAACGACCTCAGCATAAACCCATTAGCGACATTCAAAAACTGCCCACGAAGCTGGTGGTGCGTGAATCAACGGCTGGTGGGATGAAGTAGTAAGCGTTTGTGCCTGTAATTGTCACTGAAAACACAGCTTAACTCTAACTACTGAACCCAGGTAATCGAGTTGATGTAGGATGCCTATTTGCTAAGCTGACCACAGAAAAAGTACAAATTGCAGCAATAAAAGAAGTTTAGGTTACCACATCACATCTTCATCAAAAATAGGCCCTTATGAACCACTTTTTCGCTATTTGATCGAATTGATAACGTTCCCGGCAACGATTGCGCAGAAATAGTTAAACTTTTACTTGGCAGATTTAAGCAGGCTTCCCAACTTAATAACACGGATAAACAGCAGCCCACTTTCTAGAGGCAAGGCTGTTTCTCGGAAAAGTCCAATCCACAATCAGACTGGGAACCTTACCTATGAATCTTAAATCGCTACCCGACGAGATACTCCTTATCCGCCTTCGTACAGGAGACGAGGCCGCTTTTCGGGAGATTTATCAGCGGTATTGGAAAAAGCTGTATAGCGTTGCCCGACGTAAAATCGAATCGCTGGACGCGGTTGAGGAGCTAGTCCAGGACATTTTCCTCAAATTGTGGGAACGTCGTCATGAGTTACGTATTGAACGCCTGGACGCATACCTGTTTACTGCCGTTCGGTATGCGACCATCAATCACATCAAATCAAACCTGATTCACGAGAAATACGCAGAGTACGCTTATACCCACCTCCCGGAAGCCTCATCGACGACCGAAGAGCAAATGGATCTGGACGAACTAATTGAGGCCGTTGAAAGGCAGTTAAATGACCTCCCCGAGAAGACCAGCCAGATTTTTAGACTGAACCGCCTTGAGTATCAATCGGTAAAAGAGATTTCGTCCCGAATGAACGTACCCGAGCGGACAGTTGAATACCATCTCAGCCAGGCAATTAAAGCGCTGCGTATCTATTTGCGAGACTATATTCTCACCGGCTTGTTCTTCTCTTGTTTGCTATAATCAGGTATTACCTCATCCCACTTAGGGCGTTCATTCTATAGTATTATTTCAATAAAATTTACTGACAATACCCACAAATACTAGACAATTCAAATAATTGATAAAACTATTTGCGGTCTTTAGCCCGGGTGTTTGACTTAGTTAGTGTAAATCCATTGCTAACGATTCATGAGCCGCAAAAAATTTGGGCAACTCTTACAGAAATACCTCAGAGGAGAGTGTACACCGGCTGAACGGGCATTTGTTGAGCATTGGTACGGCTTGCTGGAAACCGAAACCAGTTCATCGGAAGCAGAGCTCGACATGAACGAGCTCGAGAACCGACTCTGGAATCAGATCCAACGTAAGATGGATACTGAGCCGAAGAATAGTCCGGGGCGAGTACTTCCCTTACAAACGGCGCGGTATCGCTGGATTGGGATTGCGGCTTCTCTACTGCTGGTGGGCTGGTGGTATTTCACCTATTCGACAAGTACTACGTCGACAGCGGTTGATTCGTCAATAGCCCTTAGCAAGTCGGACTGGCTGGAACGAACAAACACTTCTGGCCAGCCTCTGCTCATTCGCCTGGAAGATGGGAGCGCGGTTCAACTGGCCACACACAGCTCATTACGCTTTCCGAAGCATTTCACCGTAGAAAAGAGAGTCGTTTATCTGACCGGCGACGCCTTTTTTCAGGTGGCGAAAATGCCCTCCCGACCCTTTTATGTTCACGCGGGCAGCGTCGTAACAAAGGTTCTGGGAACAAGCTTTTTCGTCAGAAGCCCGTCGAGCGCCCAACAGGTTCGGGTTGAAGTGGTAACCGGGCGGGTTGCGGTATACAAAGACACCCCAAAGAAAGAGGTGACAACCAATGGAGTAGTATTAAGTCCCAATCAGACCGCTACGTTTTTTGAGCAAGAACAACACTTTGTAACGGGCCTTGTCGACTCGCCCCGCATCATACAAACGCCGATAGCTGAAAAGAAATCAATTGCTTTTCAGTTTGATGATACGCCCCTCGCGGACGTGTTAGCGCGGATGGAGCAGGCGTATGGAATTGATTTCGAGGCAGAAAACGAAGAAATAAACAGTTGCCCCCTAACGGCTGATCTGACGAATCAGCCGCTCCATACCCAGTTGGAAATCATCTGTGCCGCCCTGAAGGCTACTTATCAGGTGCAGGGAACTACCATCCTGATTAGTGGAAAAGGCTGCGGACGCTAGAATGTCTGTTCCAATTTTCTCTCCGGCATTCAAGCTAATAGCTAATGGCGAGACTTGTGGGCCACCCCTCTGAACTTTAGAAAACCTACTCAGGCGATTGATATGAGCCAGCACCAACTTTCTCCGGCTTCGGCCAGCCGATCAACGACGCAACCCAGAAGGAGCAACTTGTCAACGATATAGTAAATAAAACCCTTAAGCATATGAAAAAACTTGAAACTGTCAGTATAAGCAGCTTTTCAAATCGGCGGACTAAACCGTTTATGGGGCTTATACACTTTTCGGTAGTGCAGCTCATGCTGATTCTGGTCGGCGCAAGTGTTTCGCTGGCCCTGGATGGGTACGGTCAGGAATTGATGAACCGACCGGTTACCTTAAAAATAGAGGGACAGCGATTACGCGTGGTACTTGCGCAAATTGAACGCCAGACGGCCGCCCGGTTTGTGTACAGTTCGAAAGCCGTTAATGTGGATCAGCCGGTTACGATCTCGTTGACGGATAAACGCCTGAATGAAGCGCTGAACGAACTGCTCAAACCGTTAAGGCTGGCCTACCGACTCGTAGGAGGTCAGATCGTTCTCGAAGCCGATGGGCATACGAGAGTAGAACCTCAAAACGCTGAGTCGGCAGACCGGGTAGTTACGGGGAAGGTCACGGATGAGAAAAATGCCGGCCTGCCCGGGGTTAGCGTTGTGGTGAAAGGCTCCACGCGGGGCTCAACAACGGACGCTAACGGAGCCTTCAGACTAACCGTACCCGACGGCAATGGAGTCGTGCTGATGTTTTCGTTTGTCGGCTATCAGAGCCAGGACATACAGGTCGGCAATCAGGAAACGATCAATGTATCACTGGTTCCTGACGTAAGTGCGCTGGATGAAGTCGTGGTGATTGGCTACGGAGCAGTGCGGAAGAAAGACCTGACCGGCTCGGTCGTACAACTAAAGAGTGAAGAGTTAAAGGAAGTGCCAACCGCCAACGTACTGGAAGCCGCTCAGGGTAAGATTGCCGGAGCCGACATTACCCGCAGCAGCGGACAGGCAGGCGCCCGGGTAAACATCTCTATACGCGGTAACCGTTCGATTGGTGGTAATAATGCACCGCTGATTATTGTCGACGGTATCCAGTACAGTAACTTGGAAGACATCAACGCCAATGACATCGAAACGATGGACGTCCTTAAGGATGCGTCGTCCATCGCCATTTACGGATCGCGGGGTGCCAACGGGGTAATTCTGATTACGACGAAAAAGGGAAAGACGGGCAAACCCGACATTTCGTTCAATGCCTATTCGGGTATCTCGGAGGTAACGATGTACCCAAAGGCAATGGACATCAATGGCTTTCGTGATTTCAAGCGCGAAGCCTGGCGGGCGGCTGGTGTCTGGAAGAGTCCGGCCGATGATGCTGCTATTTTTACGAACGTAGCCGAATACGATGCCCTACAGAAAGGTCTCTGGACCGACTACCAGGATGCCCTGATTCATAATGGCCTGCAACAGGATTATCAGGTTGGTATCCGCGCGGGTACCGATCGGTTGAAGTCCTACGTATCCGTTGATTATTTCAACGAAAAAGGCATCCTGAAGCTCGATGAGTTAAAGCGGTATACGGGTCGCCTGAACGTTGACTACACCATTACCGACTGGATGAAGATTGGGCTCCAGAGCCAGCTTACGTATTACAACCAGAGCTTACGCCGGGACCCGCTCAATCAGGCTAATAAAATCAGTCCGCTGGGTTCGCTTTATGATGCCAACGGCAACTTCAACTACATCATGCTGGACGGCCAGACGGCCAACCCTTTATCGGATGAGCAGCCGAACGTATTCAACAACTCGGTGCTGACAACCCGCATTCTGACCAATGGTTATCTTGAGATAACCCCGTTCAAAGGCTTTACGGCCCGGAGTACGATTGGCGTCAACCTGGCCTCGATTCGGGACGGTTCCTATGCTTCGCCCAAGTCCATTGATCGCTCGCTGACGGGTAAATCCCTGTCTATGTACAACGCCAGCAACAGCCGCAGCATCAACTGGGAAAACGTCGTTACGTATCAGCGGAGCGCAGGCCAGCATGCCATGACCCTGACCGGTATTGCCAGCTATATCGGCAATATGTCCGATAATGTAGCCGCTTCGGGTGTCAATCAGCTCTTACCGTCTCAGTTGTTCTACTCGCTGGGTAGCGCAACAGAAGAGATCAAGATCAACTCGGCCTATTCACAAAACAACCTTGTGTCCTTCGCCGGTCGGTTGAATTACGCGTTCCGCGATCGGTATTTAGTAACCCTGACCGCTCGGGAAGACGGTTCCTCCAAGCTAGCAACGGGGAATAAATGGACGTTCTTCCCCTCGGCTGCTTTTGCCTGGCGGATTATCGAAGAAAAATTTATGCAGGGCGTAAAGGGACTGAGCGATTTGAAACTGCGGGCGAGTTACGGTGTAGCCGGCAACGACCCATCAGGGCCGTATGCTACGCAAACAACCCTGACCCGGCTGGCTTTCGGGTATGACGACGTCCCTGCTCCGGCCTACACCTTCTCCCGGAACGTAGGAAACGCGGAATTAGGCTGGGAGTTATCGTACACCAAAAACGTCGGTCTGGACTTTGGCCTGCTGAATGGCCGGATCAATGCGTCGGTTGACTACTACGACACCCGCACCTCCGACCTGCTGCTGGATCGCGGCCTACCGCCAACAACGGGCGTAACGACTGTGAAACAAAACATCGGCAAAACGCGCAACCGCGGGGTTGAAGTTACACTGGGCAGTACGAACATCCGCATGCCAAACCTGAGCTGGTCGAGTAACGTCACCTTTACGCGGAACAAGGAAGAAATCACGGAACTGGTCACCGGCGGTAATGACATTGGAAACGGCTGGTTTATTGGCTATCCCATCAACGTTTTCTACGACTACGAAAAACTGGGTATCTGGCAAACCCCCGAAGCCGACGCAGCCGCCAAACTATCGCCGACGCAGCTACCCGGCGAGATTAAAGTGAAAGACCAGAACGGCGACGGTAAAATCGATGCGGTTAACGACCGGATCATTCTGGGTACCCCCCGCCCGAAATGGAGTGGCGGCTTTGATAACACCGTTAAATTCAAAGGCTTCGACCTGAATGTATTCCTGTACGCTCGTGTCGGCCAGATGATTAACTCCGACCGGTCGGCCCGGTTCGACCAGCAGGGTGTTGGCAACAGCACAGCGGGTCTGGACTACTGGACACCCGAAAATCCGACGAACGCCTATCCGCGTCCGAACAAGAACGGCGGCCTGAAATATCTATCGACGCTTGGGTATGTTAACGGCACCTACGCCCGCATTCGGAACATTACGCTGGCTTATAACGTACCCGCCAGCTTTCTCCGCTCAAAGGTCATTCGGGGTGTTCGGTTGTACGTAACGGGCAAAAACCTGTTCACGTTTACGAAGCTAAACTACGACCCGGAGCGGGGTGGCTCGGAGAACTTCCCCATGACCAAGCTCTATGTGTTTGGCCTGAATGTTAATCTATAACCCCTAACCCTTTACCAGTTATGTGCTTATCCATTGTCAAAAAAACGGGGTTACTGGCGTTGTCCCTGCTTACCCTGCTTTCGTGCAAAGACACACTGGAAGAATTTAACCCGAGCGGTCTGACCGCCGAAACGGTCTATACGACCCCCGAGGGCTTCGAAACCCTGGTTAACGCAGCCTATACGTATCAGCGCTGGTGGTACGGCAAGGAAGAAGGCTACAACATAGCCGAAACCGGTACCGACATCTGGACGAGCGGCTCGGGTGAAGCCTATCGTGATCTGACCCAATACCTGAATCTTCAAAGTAGTAATGCCGCCCTGACCAACGAATGGCGGGAGTTTTACGCAGCTGTCAATCTGTGCAACGGCGGCATTAGCCGCATCGATAAAGCTGGTCTGTCGGCCACTTTACGCCCAATTCGCGAGGGGGAACTGCGGTTCCTGCGGGCTTTTTATTACTGGCACATCGTTGAAACCTGGGGTAACGTTCATTTTACGACGCAGGAAACCAACGGGATTGTGTCAACGGCCAACCGCACCCCTACCGAAACGATTTACAACCAGATCTTCGAGGATTTAAAGTTTGCCGTCGCCAATCTGCCCGTTACGCAGCCTAGATACGGCAAAGTAACGAGAGGGGCCGCTCAGGCGTTTCTGGCGCGGATGTATCTGACCCGGGGCATGAACAAAGAAGCGCTCGAAATGGCGCAGGCTGTGCTGGCGAATACCAATTATAAGCTGGAAGCTAATTATGCCGACCTGTGGAAGATGAGTAATCTGAAAACGAAGGAAGCCATCTACGTCGTCGATTATTCCACGAATCTGGCCATTAATGACCTGGCAAACTCAACGTTTAACCCCTATGGCCACAACCGGGGCAGCAACAACGGCCACCTGCTGTTTTTAATGAAGTACGACGACCGGCCGGGTATGACACGTGACATCGCCTATGGGCGTCCGTTTAACCGGTATATGCCAACCCGTTTCCTGCTCGATCTGTACAGCGATGACGATGCGCGCTACGAGGGTTCGTTTATGGAAGTCTGGCGGGCTAACTCCACCTCTCGTCCGGCGGGTATGAACCTGGGGGATACAGCGGTGTACTGCACGAGAAAAGAAATCCCGGATGCTTTTGAAGCGACCCGGAAGTACCAGATTTACGACCGCAGTAAGATCTATAACGCAAACGGAACTGTAAAAGACAACCTGCGTTACCCGACCCTGTCGAAATTTATGGACCCAACCCGGGCCAGTTTAAACGAGGCACAAAGCGCACGCGATGTGTTTGTCATCCGGCTGGCCGAGGTCTACCTGATTGCTGCTGAAGCGCAGATGAAACTGGGTAACCTGCAGGCCGCTGCCGATTACATCAACGTGTTACGTACACGGGCTGCCAAAGCCGGTAAAACCGCTGCCATGCAGATTGCGCCCGCTCAGGTGACGCTTGATTTCATCCTGGATGAACGGGCCCGGGAACTGGCCGGTGAGCAGATTCGCTGGTTCGATCTGAAACGTACCGGTAAACTGCTGGAGCGCATTCGGACTTACGCACCAGACAATGCCGTCAATCTTCAGGACTACCATGTTGTACGCCCCATTCCGCAAACCCAGTTAGATGCCGTGACGAACAAATCCGAGTTTACCCAAAATCAGGGGTATCAATAAAAAGCTAGGGAAAGCAGATCATCCGATTCAGCCTGGTTTGCTTTCCTTCTTCTTACAGGCCGGTAGATTGTAAAAAACTATGACGACAACCCATCGATTCCTAAGCCTTGTGTTTTCTGCACTGGCTCCGTTTGCGGCTACGGCCCAGACAACTTCACCCTATAGCTGGACGAACCTGCCGAAGGTTACCCAACCCGCTTTTCGGAAGGACACCATAACGATTCTGGCGCATGGTGCCAAACCAGATGGCGTTACGTTGAGCACCAAGGCGATCAATGCGGCTATTCTGGCCTGTAGCCAGAAAGGCGGTGGTGTGGTGCTGGTACCCGCCGGACTGTGGATGACCGGGCCCATTGAGCTGAAAAGCAACGTAAACCTGCACCTGAAAAAGGCGGCTACCCTGCTGTTTACGACCGACAAAAGCCAGTACGCTCTGGTTGAAGGCACATACGAAGGCAAACGGGCAGCCCGCAATCAGTCCCCCATATCGGGCGTCAACCTGGAAAACGTGGCGATTACCGGCCAGGGAATCGTGGATGGCAACGGCGACGTTTGGCGGGCCGTTCATAAAAGCCAGTTGACCGAAAGTCAGTGGAAAGAGAAGGTGGAATCGGGTGGTGTGCTCAAAGATGACGGCAAAACCTGGTATCCGAGTGAGCAGTTCAAACGGGCCAGTACCGAAAACCGAAGCATGCTGCTGACGGCCGGGAAACAACCGCAGGATTTTGCCGATATGAAAGACTTTCTGCGGCCCAACCTGCTGGTCCTGACCAGCTGCAAAAAAGTTTTGCTGGAAGGCGTTACGTTCCAGAACTCGCCGGCCTGGTGCCTGCATCCCCTGATGTGTCAGGACCTGACAATTCGAAACGTGACCACCAAGAACCCGGAGTATGCGCACAATGGCGACGGTATGGACATCGAATCCTGTAAGAACTTCCTCATCGAGGGCTGTACACTGGACGTCGGCGATGATGCCATCTGCATCAAATCGGGAAAGGACGAAGAAGGCCGTAAACGCGGCATGCCTACGGAAAATGGCGTAATCCGGAACAATACCGTCTATAACGGCCACGGCGGGTTTGTGGTCGGTAGCGAAATGAGCGGAGGAG is from Spirosoma taeanense and encodes:
- a CDS encoding tagaturonate reductase, which encodes MQLSADYLLNQATLDVAVLPDSRLHLPETVLQFGTGALLRGLPDYLIDKANRQGLFNGRIVAVKSTNGGDLSAFREQDNLYTLCVRGVEQGQISEENSICSAISRVLSASSQWAEILEVAASPDLQVVISNTTEVGIQLEQDDVRQEPPRSFPGKLLAVLLARYLAFEGDPARGLVIVPTELVVDNGSKLERIVLELAHRNGLDTEFIDWLESANTFCNSLVDRIVPGTPDPTTHQNLEAQLGYEDKLLTIAETYRLWAIEVPPGASEERVRAALSFHEADRGVWIQPNITLFRELKLRLLNGAHTLSCGLAHLIGCRTVSEAMQHETFSVYMRSLLLAELVPGIPYAMDEKTAQRFALDILDRFQNPYIEHRWLAITMQYSAKMQQRIVPTLLHYYTQFGTVPRYMAMGLAGYLLFTRPIRESEGVWYGEWAGEAYSIQDERAGYFAELWQSKSAEALVTIVLENRSLWGHDLAQLPGLAKAVSTYLTQFITHGPAATVATFFTRPESVSL
- a CDS encoding LacI family DNA-binding transcriptional regulator, with amino-acid sequence MEAITIKDIARALNLSTSTVSRALRGSYEISPETKRLVMEYAERMEYRPNPIALSLKANRSKVLGVIVPQIANHFFSQAINGIEAIAYNRGYHVMIMQSHENYERELIAVQQALVRKVDGLLLSLSSQTTDIAHLQSLHDKKFPLVLFDRVASALDVPKIIADNYEGAFAATEHLIQAGRRRIAHIGIATYMSITQERLAGYRAALEKHGLPFDETLIRHVGLGQHEIDPIVSELLSQSPAPDAIFTASDRLALGCMTALRQFGVQIPEQVALVGFTNLTVAHLLAPPLTTIEQPAQEIGQMAAERLILQIERPQHKPISDIQKLPTKLVVRESTAGGMK
- a CDS encoding RNA polymerase sigma-70 factor yields the protein MNLKSLPDEILLIRLRTGDEAAFREIYQRYWKKLYSVARRKIESLDAVEELVQDIFLKLWERRHELRIERLDAYLFTAVRYATINHIKSNLIHEKYAEYAYTHLPEASSTTEEQMDLDELIEAVERQLNDLPEKTSQIFRLNRLEYQSVKEISSRMNVPERTVEYHLSQAIKALRIYLRDYILTGLFFSCLL
- a CDS encoding FecR family protein; protein product: MSRKKFGQLLQKYLRGECTPAERAFVEHWYGLLETETSSSEAELDMNELENRLWNQIQRKMDTEPKNSPGRVLPLQTARYRWIGIAASLLLVGWWYFTYSTSTTSTAVDSSIALSKSDWLERTNTSGQPLLIRLEDGSAVQLATHSSLRFPKHFTVEKRVVYLTGDAFFQVAKMPSRPFYVHAGSVVTKVLGTSFFVRSPSSAQQVRVEVVTGRVAVYKDTPKKEVTTNGVVLSPNQTATFFEQEQHFVTGLVDSPRIIQTPIAEKKSIAFQFDDTPLADVLARMEQAYGIDFEAENEEINSCPLTADLTNQPLHTQLEIICAALKATYQVQGTTILISGKGCGR